TATCTTTGACGGTGAAGGTATTACGGCGACAACGTCGACGAAAAGCAACGCCGACGGGATTGCACGTACGATTGAAGCGTTGAAACAGCCGTTCAAAGGCTTGTTGTTCACCAATCTTGTTGATTTCGATTCCCTGTACGGACACCGGCGCGATCCGGAAGGTTACGCGAAAGCCCTGGAGGAGTTTGACCAGGCGGTACCGGAGCTCGAAAGCACGCTTGGGGAGCGCGACCTATTGATCGTCACGGCCGATCACGGCAATGACCCTATCCATCCGGGAACCGACCATACTCGCGAATATGTACCGATTCTGCTGTACAGCCCGGCATTCGCCAATCCGGAGCGGCTGGACGCAAGAGCAACCTTCTCGGATCTTGGCGCTACAATCGCCGATAATTTCGGCGTGCCGACACCGCCAAACGGCGCAAGCTTCTTAAGCTTGCTGAAGACAAAAGAGTAATAAGGATTAAGAGGAGGAACGAACGATGAGTTCAACTACAATGACAGCAGCACAGATTAAGGAGGCTGCTTCCTTTATCGCCGGCAAAGTACAGGTGAAACCGGAGATTGGCCTGATTATGGGCTCCGGCCTTGGCGTGCTAGGCGATCATATCGAAAACCCGGTTACGATCGATTATAGCGACATTCCTCATTTCCCGGTATCTACGGTAGAAGGCCATGCAGGGGAACTGGTAGTCGGAAACTTGTCCGGCAGAGCGGTAGTGCTTATGCGCGGCAGATTCCATATGTACGAAGGATACGGACCGGAGCTGACGGCATTTCCTGTTCGCGTTATGAAGGCGCTAGGCGTTACAGCCTTGCTGGTAACAAATGCCGCAGGCGGCGTGAACCTCGATTACGAAGCCGGTAACTTGATGCTGATCTCCGATCATCTGAACATGACGGGAAAAAACCCTCTGATCGGTCCTAACGATAATGAGCTTGGCGTAAGATTCCCGGATATGTCCGAGGCTTACAGCAAGCGTCTGCGCGCGATTGCCCGCGATACGGCGGCCAAACAAGGCCTCAAGCTGCAGGAAGGCGTTTATGCCGGTCTGCTTGGTCCAACATACGAGACGCCTGCCGAAATTCGCATGCTGCGCGTATTGGGTGCAGATGCTGTCGGCATGTCGACTGTTGCTGAAGTCATTGCTGCCCGACATTCCGGCATTGAAGTGCTTGGTATTTCCTGTATCAGCAATATGGCGGCAGGGGTGCTTGACCAGCCATTGTCGCATGACGAGGTTATAGAAACGACGGAACGCGTAAAAGCTGAATTTTTGGCGCTAGTGAAGGAAGTCATCCGACTTTTTTAGTAGATCTTTGTAATAAAAATGTAACAATTGGCTCGACGGAATATGACAGTATTTGATGGCGAGGTCGTCGTATAATGTCCATGATTATGCGATGATGGAGTGGAGAAAAGTGGACAAGCTATTACTCGTCGAAATCGAGCAGCTTAGAGGGAAAATGGTTGAAAAAGCAATGAAAAAGAAAACATTTGTACATCGTGAGGTGCTCCAGCTGAGTCAGATGCTGGACGAACTGATCGTTCGGCAACAAATGCTGCGAGCGCATTCTCATAAATGACTGCGTGGCAGAAACGGAGTGAATAACATGCGAGCGGTAGATCTAATACAAAAGAAGCGGGATGGCGGAGAGCTGACTGCAAAAGAATTGACGTTTCTGGTGGATGGCTATTGCGATGGGGACATTCCGGATTATCAGATGTCGGCTTGGGCTATGGCGGTACTCTTTCGGGGAATGACACCGGCCGAGACGGCGGCACTTACGCTTGCCATGGCTAATTCGGGAGACCAGGTAGACCTGGCTCCGATCGCCGGAGTGAAGGTAGACAAGCACAGCACGGGCGGAGTAGGCGACAAAACAACGCTGATTATTGCCCCGCTTGTTGCATCCGTCGGTGTTCCGGTTGCCAAAATGTCCGGCAGAGGACTTGGCCATACTGGGGGAACTATTGACAAATTGGAATCGATTGCAGGCTTTCAGACAGAGCTGACGAGGGAGAAATTCCTCGAACAAGTGAATGAGCTTGGATTGTCGGTTATCGGACAAAGCGGAAATCTGGCACCAGCAGACAAAAAGCTTTACGCGCTGCGGGATGTGACAGCTACCGTCGAATCCATTCCGTTAATAGCGAGCTCTGTCATGAGCAAGAAGATCGCGGCCGGTGCCGATGCCATCGTGCTGGATGTGAAGACGGGAAGCGGCGCTTTTATGAAGACCGTGGATGATTCCGAGAAGCTGGCCCAAGCTATGGTGGATATCGGTACCAAGGTCGGCCGTCAGACCGCTGCTGTAATAAGCGACATGGATCAACCGCTCGGCTTTGCTATCGGCAATGCGCTGGAAGTCCGGGAAGCAATCGAAACGCTGCAGGGCAATGGTCCTGCGGATCTTACCGAATTATGTCTTACTTTGGGCGCGCATATGGTTGTTCTTGGCGGAAAAGCTTCGACAGTTGCCGAAGCGAAAGGGCTGCTGCAAAGCCAGCTTGCTAATGGCGAAGCCTTAGCCAAGTTCAAGCAGTTTGTCTCCGCGCAAGGCGGCGACGTCTCGGTCGTAGATGATCTTGATCGGTTACCTCAGGCTGCGGAGCAAGCAGAGGTAAAAGCCGCTGCTGCAGGGTTTATCGCAGCGATTGACGCGGAAGAGCTTGGAATCGCCGCGATGCTGCTTGGAGCTGGACGGGCAACGAAGGACGCGTCTATAGACTATTCCGTCGGCATCACGATCCGCAAGAAGGTTGGAGATGCGGTCAGCGAAGGTGATACGCTTGCCGTGCTTCATACACGAGCCCAGGATCCTGCCGTGGAGGAAGTTATAGCTAAAGTCCGCGAAGCTTACACGATAGCGGCCGATAAGCCCGAAGAGCGTCCGCTTCTCTTGTCTGTTGTTACCGCAGAAGGAACGAAACGATATTAGTGCCGTTTAATAAACCGCCGTACTCCCTCAGGGAGTACGGCGGTTTTTGTTATGTTCGACATCTATTTACGTGGAATAATTTTCTTGAAAGAGGTCAAGACTGGAGAAGACAATATAGCCCAATTGCGGTGTAAAACTTATGCGACAAGAACCGCATCATCTTTGAAGGAGACCTGCACATGAAAAAAGTTTGTACGAAGCTGTTCATTCTATTCGCTGCATTTGCCCTAACCGCAATGCCAGCTGCTGCTAACGCCAATGCCGTAATTAGCGCGAAAGAGCCCGTTCCCGGTGCTCAAGGCCAACAGCAGCAGACCGCATCGCTTGATCTAGCACCCTCCGCGCGTTCCGCGGTCCTGATGGACGCGGACAGCGGAACCGTTATTTACGAGAAGGACAGCAACGTCAAGCTTCCTCCGGCGAGCATTACGAAGGTCATGACGATGCTGCTGATCATGGAAGCATTGGACGACGGGAAAATCAAACTGACCGACAAGGTGCCAACTAGCGAATACGCGGCTTCTATGGGCGGTTCTCAGATTTTCCTGGAACCCGGTGAAGAAATGACGGTTGACGAAATGCTGAAAGGGATCGCGATGGCTTCCGGCAACGATGCCTCTGTCGCTATGGCGGAAAAGCTTGCGGGATCGGAGCAGCAGTTTGTTGTAATGATGAATGAGAAAGCGCAGCAGCTGGGCTTGCAAAATACGCATTTTGCCAACTGTAACGGTCTGCCTGCAGCTGATCATTACACCTCCGCGCATGATATTGCAGTCATGTCGCGCGAGCTGCTGAAGCATTCCGAGATTACGAAATACACCGGGTCATACCAGGATTATTTGCGCAAGACTTCGGAGAAACCGTTCTGGCTCGTGAACACGAACAAGCTTGTAAGGTTCTACAGCGGAGCCGACGGTCTCAAAACTGGCTTCACGAATGAAGCGAAGTTCTGCTTAACGGCAACGGCCAAACGCGACAATCTGCGAGTGATCGCAGTCGTGATGGGCGAGCCAAACACCAAAACAAGAAATGCCGAAGTATCGCAAATGCTTGACTTCACTTTCGCGCAATACACGACCCATCCAATCTTCAAAGAAGGGGATACGATGGGCACAATCAAGGTCGAGAAGGGCGCAGTGCGCGAAATACCGCTGGTTGCTAAGCATCCTTACAGCATTTTGCTCAAAAAAGGAGCGGCAACGCAGGATATCCGTTATGAGCTGCAAATCGATCAACCGCTTAAAGCGCCGGTTGCGATCGGACAATCCATCGGCAAGCTTGTCGTCTACCAAGGCGACCAGGTTGTGAAGGAGTTCCCGGTAGACGCGCCTCAGTCGATTAATAAAGCCGGTTGGTTCAAGCTGCTGAAACGTTCCTTCGGAGGGCTCTTCTCTTAGCGCATTTTGTCAGCTTCTAGCGCTTCTCTTCTAGTTTTGTCGCCGTGCAGGAAACATGGGGATTCGCGGAGAAATCGTAGTGCGATCCAATAGCGAAGCCCAAAGGAGTTGAACGGCGACAATGAGTCTGCAAGCAGAACTGGAGCATTACCGTAATGTATTGATCGTGCGTCTCCGCGGAGAACTTGACCATCATACGGCGGATATTGTCCGCAACAAGATGGAGGCGGAGATCATGAGAGGGGAAAGCCACCACATTATTCTAAGCCTGAAGGATCTGCAGTTTATGGACAGCTCCGGATTAGGCGTCATTTTGGGCAGATACAAGCAGATTCGCAGCAAAGGCGGCAAAATGGTCGTATGCGACGTGAACCCGAGTGTCTACCGCCTGTTTGAAATGTCGGGCTTGTTTAAGATAATGAGCATTTACGACAATGAAAGAATGGCGATTTCTAGTCTGGAGGTGGTCTCGTAATGGGACGCAACGAAATGACGTTATCCTTTAGCGCCCGGTCTGAAAATGAGGCTTTTGCCCGTATTGCGGTGGCATCTTTCGTGTCGCAGCTGGACCCGACGCTTGAAGAACTGAACGATTTGAAGACGGCTGTGTCTGAAGCGGTTACGAATTCAATTATTCACGGTTACGACAGCGATCCTGCCGGCAAGGTAACCATTGAGGCCTCTATTGACGGGGACGTGGTATCTATTGCGATTTGGGATAATGGACGCGGTATCGAAGATCTGGAGTTGGCTCGCCAGCCGCTCTTTACCTCCAAGCCGGAAATGGAACGTTCGGGCATGGGCTTTACGATTATGGAAAATTTCATGGACCGTTTTGAAGTAACCAGTGAGCTGGGCCAAGGTACGCGGGTAGCTATGCTTAAGCGTATTGAATCGAAAAAAGCGCTGTATAACTAGCGTATAGGGGTTGAACCTCATGGATGTCGATTTGAAGCAAACGGCTCAGCCGTATTTGGATGATGCGGAAGTCAAACGCTTGATAGCGTTAAGCCAATCCGGCGATACGATCGCCCGGGATACGCTTGTTCAATGTAACATAAGATTGGTTTGGTCAGTCGTGCAGCGGTTTATCAACCGTGGTTACGAGCCGGAGGATTTGTTCCAAATCGGGTGTATCGGGCTGCTGAAGTCCGTCGATAAATTCGACCTGTCCTATGACGTGAAGTTCTCTACTTATGCGGTGCCGATGATTATCGGCGAGATTCAGCGCTTTTTGCGTGATGACGGTACGCTTAAGGTCAGTCGTTCATTGAAAGAGACGGCGAATAAGGTTCGGAAAATGAAGGATGAGCTGTCCAAGACGCTTGGCCGTCTGCCGACGGTCAGCGAAGTGGCGGATCGGCTTGGCATTACGCCGGAGGATGTGGTCTTCGCGCAGGAAGCGAATAAGCCGCCGACTTCCATTCATGAAACCGTATTCGAGAATGACGGTGATCCGATTACCCTGATGGATCAGATAGCGGACGATTCCCAGGAGCGCTGGTTCGATAAGCTCGCCTTGATCGAAGCGATTGAAGGCTTAAGCGAACGCGAGCGCCTGATCGTATACTTACGTTACTATAGGGATAAAACCCAATCCGAAGTCGCCAGCCGCTTGGGGATATCCCAGGTACAGGTGTCGAGGTTGGAGAAGAAAATTTTGCAGTCTATACGCGAACAAATTGCTCAATGAAATGGCAACTTGTTCGTCGTAAATACGCGAACAAATTGCTCAATGAAATGGCAACTTGTTCGTCGTAAATACGCGAACAAATTGCCCAATAGCCGCGAAAAAAAAGACCAAATGGCGCAACCTTTTCAAGGTGCTGCGAAGCCATTTGGTCTTTTCTTTTTCAACTCCTTGCAGCGGATAACTTTATCGCCATGCGTCTGCAGCTTGGCCTCAAACGCGGTTTTATTCCGCTCGAAATCGCTTGTCCACTTGAACATCATACGGAGCATATGAAAATCAGGCTTGTAATGACAAGGCTCGAGGCCAAGCTTTTGTTTCACGAAGCGGGATACGATTCTCCACAGGCGTACCTGAAGTGGTGTATCAACAAAAATAATTTTCTCCGCCATCTGGTAAAGGCATTGGTAGGAGTCACGGTCTGTCCCCTCAAATATCCATGCTCCGTTACGGTCGATTTCCATAAGTACTTCATGCTGCTCTTCGACTGTCCGCTTAGATCTCCCCGAATCAGTCTGATGATGAACGATAGCATCAAGCTCATACCAAGGGATTTGAAGCTGCTCGGATAAATGCTTGGCCAGAGTCGTTTTGCCGCTGGCCACGATGCCGACAATAAATATTTTGTTCATCCCCGGTCCTTTCCTAAGCTAGCCAAAAAACGCTTAGCCTCGCCTGGCGATTTCAGGATCACGATTTGCTTTTCTTCCGATAATTGCTGGAGTTTGTTAATGATTTCGGGTCTTTTTGTATTCGGATATTCCCAAATCCATTTCAAAAATTGCAAATCGATTTTTTCCTTGCAGCCTGCTCCCATGTCCGGTCTGGTTTTGTTCCGGTATTGAATGGATCTTTTGACTGCGCGGTACATGCATAACAATCTCGGGAAATCCAGATAAATAATCGTATCGGCGGCATTAAGCCGGATATCGAGCGTTCCTCCGTAGTTTCCGTCGATGATCCATTCCTCCCGATTGACCAGCTCATTTTGGACGATAATCTGCTCCTGCCGCGGTACGCCTACCCAATTCGGCTTCCAGAATAACGCATCCAAATGAGATACCTCCCGGTGAAGCGCTTGGCCAAGCTTTCGGGCCATGGTGGACTTGCCAGCTCCGCCCGATCCTATGATGGCAATTCGTTTCATTGTGTCCTCCTGAAGCCGTATATGTTCTTTACTAATTCCATCCTGCGGAGGTTATTCCTTGCGGGAGTTTCAATTTTTTACCTCTATAAGCATGACTATCCGATATCTCCTTTTCTCATACTAACAGGGAAGTAAACCCTTAGCGGGAACAAAGGAATGATGACAGATGGAAGCAACTGAGCCATCCGCCCTCTATCTGCGACTTAAGAAGAAAGTATGTATCCGGCCGGAGCGCAGCGTAACGCTGGGACAGGTATCGAGGCTGCTGGCGCCTAACGAGAAGCTGGAGCAGGAGCTTAGCGAGCTTGTGCTGTACCGCCATCATAAAGGGGACGGCAACCGGGTTGTCATTGATCTGCTTCAGATCGTGCGGGTAGTTAGGGAAGCGGCTCCGGGACTGTCCGTGGAAGCATACGGCGATCCGCAAGTACTTATCATGATATCCCCCAAACCACAAAAGCCGCGTATTGCCGTGCTTATTTTCGCCTGGCTTCTGCTCTTTTTCGGAGCGGGGCTTGCGATTATGAATTTCCACACGGATGTCAGCATGAAGGAGGTTCATATCCGGATTGTCGAGCTGCTGACCGGCAAGCGGACCGATCACCCTTTATGGTTCCAGATCCCGTATTCAATCGGAATTGGCCTAGGCATGATTCTGTTTTTTAACCATCTCTTCAAGAAGCGGTTCAACGAAGAACCCAATCCTCTGGAGGTGGAGCTGTATACGTATCAGGAAAATGTAAATGCCTACGTTATCGCGGACGAGATGCGCAAAAAAAACCGTCAGCATGGAGAGCGGGGCGATGACGATGGGTGATTGGCTGATGCACGTATTCGTCATGCTGCTCGGACTCTCCGGGGGGCTTGCGGTCGGGAGCGGACTGGTCGCCTTTCTGATTATACTCGATCTTATCCCGAGGCTTGCCCAGATCGCTTACGCTTATCGCGTATCCATATGGTTCGAGACGGCTGTCATTTGCGGTTCTATGTACTGGACCTTCGCTGATTTTATGGACTGGCGGTTGGCGCTGCCGAAGGCGATTATTCTGACCATTTCCGGTCTTATGACCGGTATGTTCGTCGGCATGCTGGCAGGAGCATTGACAGAGGTTATGAACGTGCTGCCGATTCTGGCGAAACGAATGAATCTATCCGATTATCTGGTTGGTCTTGTGATGGCAATGGTGCTGGGAAAAACACTGGGCTCTTTGTTTGATTGGCTGTATTTCCAGTGGTAGCAAGTAAAACAGACACGAAAGGTTGATGACGATGACGGACCGGGAGAAGGACCGGGAACAAAAAAACGGGGAACCCCCGTTTATGTACATACCGGAATCACAGAAAAACGAAGAACAGGGAATGGCAATCCCGACTCCTCCTTTTGAGTTAACCGAACGGACGGCTCAGCATGACCAGTCGCTTGCGAGACATGAAAAGGCGGACGGTGGTGAGGATGATGTTATCCCAGACAGTCTGGACGAGGTCTTCGAGCGTCTGGAGAACGAAGTCGGGTATAAAGTGAGCTTTGACATCGTCGTGCGGGAAATGACGTTTGGAGAAAGGCGTGTCGCCTTTTTCTACATGAATGGTTTGGCGAAGGATACGGTATTGACCGAAATTTTGAAGAGGCTTACTTATTTGCAGCCGGATGATATAACGGGCGATGCTTTTCATGATTTCCTGCACTTGTATGTGCCTGCGGCACAGGTAGAGAAAAAGGAAAAATGGAATGAAATGCTGACCTTTGTCTTGTCCGGCTCAACGGCGATGTTTATTGATAAAGAACCGCAAGCCATCATTATCGATGCCAAAGCCTTCCCGGCGCGCAATCCGGAGGAGCCGTCGCTAGAACGCGTTGTGCGCGGCAGCCGCGACGGCTTTGTCGAGACGCTGATGACGAACATTTCGCTCGTTCGCAGACGCTTGCGTGATCCCCAGCTCCGTTACGAGCTTCTCAGGGTCGGGGAGCGGACGCAGTCCGATATATGTATTGCTTATATTAACGACCTTGCGGATCCCGAGTTAGTCAAATCGATTAAGGATAAAATCAAACTGGTGCATATTGACGGGCTGCCGCTTGCGGATAAGCAGCTGGAGGAAGCAACCGTTCAACGGGGGTGGAATCCGTTCCCGCTCGTAAGGTATTCCGAGCGCCCGGATGTTGTTGCCGCCCATTTGCTGGAAGGCTCCGTTGTGGTATTCGTGGATACTTCGCCAAGCGCGATGCTTCTGCCGACAACCTTCTTTGACCTGATCCAGCATGCCGAGGAGAACCGGCAGACTCCGTTTATCGGAACCTATCTGCGGTGGGTCCGTTTTCTAGGGATTTTCTCTTCGTTGTTCCTGTTGCCTTTATGGCTCTTGTTCGTGGTCCATCCGGAGCTTAAGCCGCAGGCTCTAGCTTTCCTCGGACCGGAAAAAATCGGCAAGCTGCCGCTTATCGTACAGTTTCTGATCGTGGAAATTGGCGTTGATCTCATGAGGCTGGCTTCGGTGCATACGCCGTCCACGCTCGCCACGGCCGTTTCCCTCGTCGCGGCCATCATGGTTGGCGATATCGCGGTGAAGACCGGGCTTTTTATTAACGAGGTTATTCTCTATATGGCGATTGCGGCCATCGGGATGTTTGCGACGCCAAGCTATGAGCTGGGCCTTGCGAACCGGATCGTCAGGCTTGTGCTGATCGTCGCCGTCTCGTTGTTTAACGCGCCGGGATTTGTTATCGCTACGACTGCGATTCTGATGATGCTGTGCATGCAGCGTTCGTTCAACCGCCCGTATATGTGGCCGTTTATTCCGTTTGATTACAGAGCGATGATGAACATCATCCTGAGGAAGCCGGTACTTAAAAACCGGACTCGTCCAAACCTTCTCCGCCCGCAGCAAAGCGACAAAATGCCGCGGACCGAATAGAGGCCAAGAAATACAAATCAAATGTGAATTTATCCATTTCTCTCAAGGTTAGATTGCGATATACTGTGGCTATTGGTGCAAATCGTAATCAACTTCTATTACGTTCCTGTAGTAGATATCTGAGGGGGAGCATAATTCGTGTACTTACATGGCACAAGCAAAATTAATGCCCAGGGACATTTGGAGATTGGCGGAGTTGATGTAACGGATCTGGCGAAAGAGTACGGCACGCCGCTCTATATTGTCGACGAGACGCTTATTCGTCAACGGGCAAATGAATATGTATCCGCATTTAAGGAATCCGGCCTGAAATTCCAGGTTGCCTATGCAAGCAAAGCGTTCTCGGTTATGGCGATGTGCGCAATTGCCGATCAAGAAGGCTTGTCGCTCGACGTTGTATCCGACGGAGAGCTGTATACGGCTTTGCAAGCAGGTTTTCCAGCAGCCCGCATCCATTTCCACGGCAACAACAAAACGCCGGACGAAATCAACATGGCGCTGGACGCCAATATCGGTTGCTTCGTTGTAGACAACTTTGTAGAGCTGCGCATGCTGAATGCGCTTGCCGCAGACAAAGGCAAAAAAGTGAAAATCCTGTTCCGTATTACACCGGGCGTAGAAGCACATACGCATGAATATATATCGACTGGCCAAGAAGACTCGAAGTTTGGCTTTGATCTTGGCAATGGTGCAGCAAAGCAAGCAATCCAGGAAGCACTTGAGCTCTCGAACCTTGAAATTCTGGGCGTGCATTCCCATATCGGCTCCCAAATTTTCGAAGTTGACGGCTTCCGCATGGCAGTTGATAAAGTTGTAGCGTTCGCCGTTCAAATCCGCGACGAGCTGGGGCTTACCTTTAAGGTGATCAACCTTGGCGGCGGCTTTGGCATCCGTTACGTGGAAGGCGACACTCCGCTTCCTGTAGCCCAATATGTTGCCGCCATTACCGACGCGGTTATTTCGAATTTCTCGGCCGCGGAATTCCCGCTGCCTGAGATTTGGGTTGAGCCGGGCCGCAGCATCGTTGGTGATGCGGGCACAACTCTGTATACCGTAGGCACGATGAAAGACATCCCTGGCGTACGCAAATATATCGCGGTGGACGGCGGCATGATGGATAACCCTCGTCCTGCCCTGTATCAATCCCAGTACGAAGCGATCCTGGCGAACCGCGCTAACGAAGCCAATACGGAAACCGTTACAATCGCAGGCAAAGCTTGCGAGAGCGGCGACAAGCTCATTATCGACCTTGAGCTGCCAAAAGCGGAAACGGGCGACTTGCTTGCCGTCTCCTGCACAGGCGCTTATAACTACTCGATGGCGAGCAACTACAACCGTTTCCGCCGTCCTGCCGTTGTCTTCGTAAAAGACGGCCAATCCGACCTTGTTGTACAGCGGGAATCGCTCGAAAATATCGTCGGTAACGACGTAATTCCGGCAAGACTTCTCAAATCGCTTGCTAAGTGAGGGAGATTTTTGGTAACGTAGTCTTATTCGACATAGAAAGGTAGATGTTACACATGGCTAAACAAGCAAAAATCACACTTGAGAACGGTGCAGAAGTTATTCTCGACCTGTTCGAACAAGATGCTCCAAATACGGTAGCAAACTTCGAAAAGCTTGCAAACGAAGGTTTCTATAACGGCGTGGTATTCCACCGCGTTATTCCTGGCTTCGTTGCGCAAGGCGGTTGCCCTAACGGTACTGGCACAGGCGGTCCTGGCTACACGATCAATTGCGAGATCAACCCGAACAAACATGAGCGCGGTTCGCTCGCAATGGCACACGCAGGCCGCAACACAGGCGGAAGCCAGTTCTACATTGGCTACCAGCCGCAGCCGCATCTTGACGGCCAACATACGGTATTTGGCAAAGTTGCCAAAGGCATGGAGCATGTTGACGCGTTTAAAGGACGCGACAAAATGCAAAAGGTTGAAGTTTACGAAGTTTAATGTTAAGATACTAACAAATTTATAGTTTGTGGCTTACCTTCGGGGCAGGGTGAAAATCCCAACCGGCGGTGATCGAGCGGCGTCTGCACAACAGGAGTCACCTGCGTGCGGCGCTTTCTCGTCAGTCCGTGACCCGGGCCATCCCATGCAAGAGCGATTCATCGCATTGCGCGGGAAGGAACGGTGGACCTGGTGCAAATCCGGGACCGACAGTATAGTCTGGATGGGAGAAGGGGACACATTTGATGCGTTTGCGTATGAGCGTTCATGCTTATTTTTCTTGTGCTTATTTTCACAAGTGGGATAGGTTTGTTTGAAATATAAGAAAGTATTACTGGACTTATATTTCATCCGCGAAAGGTTTGCGGTTCTTTTTTGGAGCTGCATAGCCGTTTGTGTATGAATAGCTTTATTTTGCAAGCATGGAATGGTTATTTTTCCCACCCCCGTTGGCTAAGCTGGCTAATGGGGGTGTTTTTGCATTTAT
This region of Paenibacillus sp. JDR-2 genomic DNA includes:
- the lysA gene encoding diaminopimelate decarboxylase, whose product is MYLHGTSKINAQGHLEIGGVDVTDLAKEYGTPLYIVDETLIRQRANEYVSAFKESGLKFQVAYASKAFSVMAMCAIADQEGLSLDVVSDGELYTALQAGFPAARIHFHGNNKTPDEINMALDANIGCFVVDNFVELRMLNALAADKGKKVKILFRITPGVEAHTHEYISTGQEDSKFGFDLGNGAAKQAIQEALELSNLEILGVHSHIGSQIFEVDGFRMAVDKVVAFAVQIRDELGLTFKVINLGGGFGIRYVEGDTPLPVAQYVAAITDAVISNFSAAEFPLPEIWVEPGRSIVGDAGTTLYTVGTMKDIPGVRKYIAVDGGMMDNPRPALYQSQYEAILANRANEANTETVTIAGKACESGDKLIIDLELPKAETGDLLAVSCTGAYNYSMASNYNRFRRPAVVFVKDGQSDLVVQRESLENIVGNDVIPARLLKSLAK
- a CDS encoding spore germination protein → MTDREKDREQKNGEPPFMYIPESQKNEEQGMAIPTPPFELTERTAQHDQSLARHEKADGGEDDVIPDSLDEVFERLENEVGYKVSFDIVVREMTFGERRVAFFYMNGLAKDTVLTEILKRLTYLQPDDITGDAFHDFLHLYVPAAQVEKKEKWNEMLTFVLSGSTAMFIDKEPQAIIIDAKAFPARNPEEPSLERVVRGSRDGFVETLMTNISLVRRRLRDPQLRYELLRVGERTQSDICIAYINDLADPELVKSIKDKIKLVHIDGLPLADKQLEEATVQRGWNPFPLVRYSERPDVVAAHLLEGSVVVFVDTSPSAMLLPTTFFDLIQHAEENRQTPFIGTYLRWVRFLGIFSSLFLLPLWLLFVVHPELKPQALAFLGPEKIGKLPLIVQFLIVEIGVDLMRLASVHTPSTLATAVSLVAAIMVGDIAVKTGLFINEVILYMAIAAIGMFATPSYELGLANRIVRLVLIVAVSLFNAPGFVIATTAILMMLCMQRSFNRPYMWPFIPFDYRAMMNIILRKPVLKNRTRPNLLRPQQSDKMPRTE
- a CDS encoding peptidylprolyl isomerase; this encodes MAKQAKITLENGAEVILDLFEQDAPNTVANFEKLANEGFYNGVVFHRVIPGFVAQGGCPNGTGTGGPGYTINCEINPNKHERGSLAMAHAGRNTGGSQFYIGYQPQPHLDGQHTVFGKVAKGMEHVDAFKGRDKMQKVEVYEV